A stretch of Sebastes fasciatus isolate fSebFas1 chromosome 19, fSebFas1.pri, whole genome shotgun sequence DNA encodes these proteins:
- the LOC141757295 gene encoding polypyrimidine tract-binding protein 3-like isoform X2 — translation MASEEAAVTMVNYYTSAPPTVRNQPIFIQYSTHRELKTDNLTNQRAALQAISAAAVHSGNMASGGEGRGLAPGQSPVLRIIVENLFYPVTLEVLQQIFSKFGSVLKIITFTRNNQFQALLQFSEIVHAQHAKASLDGQNIYNGCCTLRIDFSKLSALNVKYNNDKSRDFTRADLPTGELDPAAAFGVALPPYGAAGFPPTFHQHTGMSMAAVPGQLMSPPRVSLQVAPPAGHSVLLVSNLNPESVSPHCLFILFGVYGDVQRVKILFNKKENALVQMSDATQAQLAMSHLNGQRLHGNVIRVMLSKHPVVQLPRGGAGQEEQTLTRDFSGSALHRFKKPGSKNFNNIFPPSATLHLSNIPSSVSEEVLKDLFSSAGFTVKAFKFFQKDRKMALMQLASVEEAIEALIALHDHQLDHNQHLRVSFSKSTI, via the exons ATGGCGTCGGAGGAAGCGGCCGTTACCATGGTGAACTACTACACCTCCGCCCCGCCCACCGTCAGGAACCAGCCAATCTTCATCCAGTACTCCACCCACCGCGAGCTCAAGACCGACAACCTGACCAATCAG AGAGCGGCGCTGCAGGCCATCAGTGCAGCAGCAGTGCATTCTGGGAACATGGCGTCAGGAGGAGAGGGGCGGGGCTTAGCTCCCGGTCAGAGTCCCGTCCTGAGAATCATCGTGGAGAATTTATTTTACCCGGTGACACTGGAGGTCCTGCAGCAG ATCTTCAGTAAGTTCGGCTCGGTGTTGAAGATCATCACGTTCACCAGAAACAATCAGTTTCAGGCTCTGCTGCAGTTCAGTGAGATCGTGCACGCTCAGCACGCCAAGGCC TCTCTGGACGGTCAGAACATCTATAACGGCTGCTGCACGCTGAGGATCGACTTCTCCAAACTGAGCGCGCTCAACGTCAAGTACAACAACGACAAGAGCCGAGACTTCACCAGAGCCGACCTCCCGACCGGAGAGCTGGACCCCGCCGCCGCGTTCG GTGTAGCTCTGCCTCCATACGGAGCTGCAGGTTTCCCGCCGACCTTCCACCAACACACAG gcaTGTCGATGGCGGCCGTCCCCGGCCAGCTGATGTCTCCTCCTCGTGTCTCGCTGCAGGTGGCGCCTCCTGCAGGTCACTCTGTGCTGCTGGTGTCCAACCTGAacccagag AGCGTCTCGCCTCACTGCCTCTTCATCCTGTTTG gtgttTATGGGGACGTTCAGCGAGTGAAGATCCTCTTCAACAAGAAGGAAAACGCTCTGGTTCAGATGAGCGACGCCACTCAGGCTCAACTCG CGATGAGTCACCTGAACGGGCAGCGTCTCCATGGTAACGTGATCCGGGTGATGCTGTCCAAACACCCGGTGGTGCAGCTGCCTCGCGGGGGGGCGGGGCAAGAAGAGCAGACGCTGACCCGGGACTTCTCCGGCTCCGCCCTCCACCGCTTCAAAAAACCTGGATCCAAAAACTTCAACAACATCTTCCCTCCGTCGGCCACGCTGCACCTCTCCAACATCCC GTCGTCGGTCAGCGAGGAGGTGTTGAAGGACTTGTTCTCCTCCGCTGGATTCACAGTTAAAGCCTTCAAGTTCTTCCA GAAGGACAGGAAGATGGCTCTGATGCAGCTGGCGTCGGTGGAGGAGGCCATCGAGGCTCTGATCGCTCTGCACGACCACCAGCTGGACCACAACCAGCACCTCCGAGTctccttctccaagtccaccaTCTGA
- the LOC141757295 gene encoding polypyrimidine tract-binding protein 3-like isoform X1, translating into MLSRDVTKQEVSSSFSPWWRLAAAREILILLFLLLADHGRESVFTSSFSCSANMSTSNLSTVDGTDRLCVSERAQCVPSPVLHLRQLPADVSEQEVLTLALPFGRVSKLITLKAKNQAFLEMASEEAAVTMVNYYTSAPPTVRNQPIFIQYSTHRELKTDNLTNQRAALQAISAAAVHSGNMASGGEGRGLAPGQSPVLRIIVENLFYPVTLEVLQQIFSKFGSVLKIITFTRNNQFQALLQFSEIVHAQHAKASLDGQNIYNGCCTLRIDFSKLSALNVKYNNDKSRDFTRADLPTGELDPAAAFGVALPPYGAAGFPPTFHQHTGMSMAAVPGQLMSPPRVSLQVAPPAGHSVLLVSNLNPESVSPHCLFILFGVYGDVQRVKILFNKKENALVQMSDATQAQLAMSHLNGQRLHGNVIRVMLSKHPVVQLPRGGAGQEEQTLTRDFSGSALHRFKKPGSKNFNNIFPPSATLHLSNIPSSVSEEVLKDLFSSAGFTVKAFKFFQKDRKMALMQLASVEEAIEALIALHDHQLDHNQHLRVSFSKSTI; encoded by the exons ATGTTGTCCCGTGACGtcaccaaacaggaagtgagctCGTCGTTCTCTCCGTGGTGGCGGCTGGCTGCGGCGCGAGAGAtactcatcctcctcttcctcctcctcgcgGACCATGGACGG GAATCAGTGTTTACTTCCTCCTTCAGCTGCTCTGCGAACATGAGCACCTCCAACCTGTCCACAG TGGATGGCACTGATAGGCTGTGTGTTTCTGAGCGCGCTCAGTGCGTCCCGTCTCCGGTCCTTCACCTGCGTCAGCTTCCTGCCGACGTCTCTGAACAGGAAGTGCTCACTCTAGCACTTCCTTTCGGCCGAGTTAGTAAGCTGATAACGCTGAAGGCCAAAAACCAG GCGTTTTTAGAAATGGCGTCGGAGGAAGCGGCCGTTACCATGGTGAACTACTACACCTCCGCCCCGCCCACCGTCAGGAACCAGCCAATCTTCATCCAGTACTCCACCCACCGCGAGCTCAAGACCGACAACCTGACCAATCAG AGAGCGGCGCTGCAGGCCATCAGTGCAGCAGCAGTGCATTCTGGGAACATGGCGTCAGGAGGAGAGGGGCGGGGCTTAGCTCCCGGTCAGAGTCCCGTCCTGAGAATCATCGTGGAGAATTTATTTTACCCGGTGACACTGGAGGTCCTGCAGCAG ATCTTCAGTAAGTTCGGCTCGGTGTTGAAGATCATCACGTTCACCAGAAACAATCAGTTTCAGGCTCTGCTGCAGTTCAGTGAGATCGTGCACGCTCAGCACGCCAAGGCC TCTCTGGACGGTCAGAACATCTATAACGGCTGCTGCACGCTGAGGATCGACTTCTCCAAACTGAGCGCGCTCAACGTCAAGTACAACAACGACAAGAGCCGAGACTTCACCAGAGCCGACCTCCCGACCGGAGAGCTGGACCCCGCCGCCGCGTTCG GTGTAGCTCTGCCTCCATACGGAGCTGCAGGTTTCCCGCCGACCTTCCACCAACACACAG gcaTGTCGATGGCGGCCGTCCCCGGCCAGCTGATGTCTCCTCCTCGTGTCTCGCTGCAGGTGGCGCCTCCTGCAGGTCACTCTGTGCTGCTGGTGTCCAACCTGAacccagag AGCGTCTCGCCTCACTGCCTCTTCATCCTGTTTG gtgttTATGGGGACGTTCAGCGAGTGAAGATCCTCTTCAACAAGAAGGAAAACGCTCTGGTTCAGATGAGCGACGCCACTCAGGCTCAACTCG CGATGAGTCACCTGAACGGGCAGCGTCTCCATGGTAACGTGATCCGGGTGATGCTGTCCAAACACCCGGTGGTGCAGCTGCCTCGCGGGGGGGCGGGGCAAGAAGAGCAGACGCTGACCCGGGACTTCTCCGGCTCCGCCCTCCACCGCTTCAAAAAACCTGGATCCAAAAACTTCAACAACATCTTCCCTCCGTCGGCCACGCTGCACCTCTCCAACATCCC GTCGTCGGTCAGCGAGGAGGTGTTGAAGGACTTGTTCTCCTCCGCTGGATTCACAGTTAAAGCCTTCAAGTTCTTCCA GAAGGACAGGAAGATGGCTCTGATGCAGCTGGCGTCGGTGGAGGAGGCCATCGAGGCTCTGATCGCTCTGCACGACCACCAGCTGGACCACAACCAGCACCTCCGAGTctccttctccaagtccaccaTCTGA